One Keratinibaculum paraultunense genomic window carries:
- the tig gene encoding trigger factor has translation MDYVLEKKENNKAIFTIEIDEDEFEEAIQKAYLKNRHIFSIPGFRKGKAPRKIIEMNYGESIFYEEALNSLLPEAYDEAVEELGLEPVDLPELNIEQLEKGKPVVIKIEVTVKPEVVLGDYNSIEIEKVEYNVTDEDVEKELKAVQEMNARIIDAGDRETKKGDIINIDFEGYIDGEQFEGGTAENQELVLGEGGLIEGFEEQLIGKKKGDVVDVKVTFPEDYFEESLRGKEAVFKVTINEIKEKELPVLDDEFAKDVSEFDTLAEYKQNIREILEEEAKEKEKAEIENQVIEKLIEISEMDVPDVMIENQIENEIKEFEYRLMMQGLSLDQYMQFANLTLEDFKEQVRPVAEKKVKANLVLEAVAKKEQFEVTDEDIDKELEILAEKHNQEDIEKFKEDMKKGNLEYIKAGIIRRKTIELLTSNAKFI, from the coding sequence ATGGACTATGTCTTAGAAAAAAAAGAAAATAATAAGGCTATTTTTACCATTGAAATTGACGAAGATGAATTTGAAGAAGCTATACAAAAAGCCTATTTAAAAAATAGACATATATTTAGCATCCCAGGTTTTCGTAAAGGAAAAGCACCTAGAAAGATAATTGAAATGAACTATGGTGAAAGTATATTTTATGAAGAAGCATTAAATAGCCTTTTGCCTGAAGCTTATGATGAAGCTGTAGAGGAATTAGGGCTTGAACCAGTAGATCTTCCTGAATTGAATATAGAACAATTGGAGAAGGGGAAACCAGTAGTAATAAAGATAGAGGTTACTGTGAAGCCAGAAGTAGTATTAGGTGATTATAATAGTATAGAAATTGAAAAAGTAGAGTATAATGTTACAGACGAGGACGTGGAAAAGGAGCTAAAAGCAGTACAAGAGATGAACGCTAGAATTATTGATGCTGGTGATAGGGAAACTAAAAAAGGAGATATAATTAACATAGATTTTGAAGGTTATATTGATGGAGAACAATTTGAAGGTGGAACAGCTGAAAACCAAGAATTGGTTTTAGGAGAAGGTGGATTAATTGAAGGATTTGAGGAACAATTAATTGGGAAGAAAAAAGGTGATGTAGTAGATGTTAAGGTAACTTTCCCAGAGGATTATTTTGAGGAAAGTTTGAGAGGGAAAGAAGCTGTATTTAAGGTAACTATAAATGAAATTAAGGAAAAAGAGTTGCCTGTATTAGATGATGAGTTTGCAAAAGATGTATCAGAATTTGATACTTTAGCAGAGTATAAACAAAATATAAGAGAAATACTTGAAGAAGAAGCTAAGGAAAAGGAAAAGGCAGAAATTGAAAATCAAGTAATTGAAAAATTAATTGAGATATCTGAGATGGATGTACCGGATGTTATGATAGAAAATCAAATAGAAAATGAAATTAAAGAATTTGAATATAGATTGATGATGCAAGGGTTAAGTTTAGACCAGTATATGCAATTTGCTAATTTAACATTAGAAGATTTCAAAGAACAAGTAAGACCAGTAGCTGAAAAGAAAGTAAAAGCAAATTTGGTATTAGAAGCAGTGGCAAAGAAAGAACAATTTGAAGTTACTGATGAAGATATAGACAAAGAGTTAGAAATATTAGCTGAAAAACACAATCAGGAAGATATAGAGAAGTTTAAAGAAGATATGAAAAAAGGTAATTTAGAATATATTAAAGCGGGTATAATTAGAAGGAAGACCATAGAGTTACTAACTTCAAATGCCAAATTTATTTAA
- a CDS encoding peptide ABC transporter substrate-binding protein produces the protein MKRKLALLLALVLLLSVFTAACGKEEPTDVKKEEEKVADEPKEGSDGDIDDEQYITLTITEPQAIDPSTSNDIYSGDILNEITEGLGRLETGEDGGDIIVPAGAEDWDVSDDGLVWTFHLRDYEWEDGEPVTAHDFEYGIKRNINPETAAVFAYLLYPIKNAEACNSGEKDLDELGVKALDDKTLEITLEKPCAYFDKFLPHRIMYPQRKDLVEQWGDKVGSEAEYTISCGPFKLTEWTHKSELVLEKNENYWDADNVKLEKITYKVIEDPSTAYNMLSNGQIDICGVSKPEWLEKFKQRDDLVYVSELQPTIVYQYFNQKTKLFSNANVRKAFMLAVNREELLDVLYYGIGEPAYGWIPPVMKVGDKLYRDIVDEPLKKLKEENPDPKELLIKGLEELGMDPDPSKITVTMLQSGTDAESRRFAEYYQQTYEKVLGINVEAEYMDWPVFLDRVYNHDYEMAGMGASADYDDPMTFMADFLTEAQNIPTGWSNEEYDELIKKAQISLDNEERLELIAKAEEILLYEDAVVSPISYRKSSRFQYDYVKNIIKPLYGPGIEFKYAYTQGRNK, from the coding sequence ATGAAAAGAAAGTTAGCACTATTGTTAGCATTAGTACTTTTATTATCTGTGTTTACTGCAGCTTGTGGTAAAGAAGAACCAACAGATGTAAAAAAAGAGGAGGAAAAAGTAGCAGATGAACCAAAAGAAGGTTCAGATGGAGATATTGATGATGAACAATATATAACATTAACTATAACCGAACCTCAAGCTATAGATCCTTCTACCAGCAATGATATATACTCTGGAGATATTTTAAATGAAATAACAGAAGGATTGGGAAGATTGGAAACAGGAGAAGATGGAGGAGATATAATAGTGCCAGCTGGTGCTGAAGATTGGGATGTAAGTGATGATGGATTAGTATGGACGTTCCATTTAAGAGATTATGAATGGGAAGATGGAGAACCAGTTACAGCCCATGACTTTGAATATGGTATAAAGAGAAATATTAATCCAGAAACGGCTGCAGTATTTGCATACTTGTTGTACCCTATAAAGAATGCAGAAGCATGTAATAGTGGAGAAAAAGATTTAGATGAATTAGGAGTAAAAGCATTAGATGATAAAACATTAGAGATTACTTTAGAAAAACCTTGTGCATATTTTGATAAATTTCTTCCACATAGGATTATGTATCCACAAAGAAAAGATCTTGTAGAACAATGGGGAGATAAGGTAGGAAGTGAAGCAGAATATACTATATCCTGTGGGCCCTTTAAATTAACTGAATGGACCCATAAGAGTGAATTAGTTTTAGAAAAGAATGAAAACTATTGGGATGCAGACAATGTAAAATTAGAAAAAATAACATATAAAGTTATTGAAGACCCAAGCACAGCATATAATATGCTTTCCAATGGTCAAATAGATATATGTGGAGTTAGTAAGCCAGAATGGCTTGAAAAATTCAAACAAAGAGATGACTTAGTATATGTTAGTGAACTTCAACCAACTATTGTATATCAATATTTTAACCAAAAAACAAAATTATTTAGTAATGCTAATGTAAGAAAAGCATTTATGCTGGCAGTAAATAGAGAAGAACTATTAGATGTACTATATTATGGAATAGGAGAACCTGCTTATGGCTGGATACCACCAGTTATGAAAGTAGGAGACAAGTTGTATAGAGATATAGTTGATGAACCATTAAAGAAACTAAAAGAAGAAAATCCAGATCCAAAAGAACTGCTTATAAAAGGTTTAGAAGAGTTAGGAATGGACCCAGATCCAAGTAAAATAACAGTTACAATGTTACAATCAGGAACAGACGCTGAAAGTAGAAGATTTGCTGAATATTATCAGCAAACATATGAAAAAGTTTTAGGTATAAATGTTGAAGCAGAATATATGGATTGGCCAGTATTCTTAGATAGAGTTTATAATCATGATTATGAAATGGCAGGCATGGGTGCTTCAGCAGATTATGATGACCCAATGACGTTTATGGCAGATTTCTTAACAGAAGCTCAAAATATACCTACTGGATGGTCTAATGAGGAATATGATGAATTAATTAAAAAAGCTCAGATAAGTTTAGATAATGAAGAAAGATTAGAGCTTATTGCTAAAGCAGAAGAAATATTATTATATGAAGATGCAGTAGTTTCTCCTATTTCATATAGAAAGTCCAGTAGATTCCAGTATGATTATGTGAAAAATATAATAAAACCATTATATGGACCTGGAATTGAATTTAAATATGCTTATACTCAGGGTAGAAATAAGTAA